TCTGTAGGCTTTTATGAGACGATTTGGCATTTTTCGAGGTGAAAGGATGAACATGTCGATTCTGAATGATGTTAGTGGCATTATAAGGCCTTCCAGGTAATGTTATAACCAGCTGTGCAGTCATTGCATTTGTCACCATAGTTAATGACTTAACTTCAAAAGTTTTCTTCTCTGCTTGTTGCGTAGGTTGACATTGCTTTTGGGTCCTCCTAGCTCTGGCAAGACAACTCTTCTGCTGGCACTTGCTGGGCGTCTTGGTCGTGGACTAAAGGTTTCAACCTGTAGCTTGTCTGCTTCTGGTTAAATTAGTCATACTAGTTCCTTCATGTTCACTATTTTGCCATGCTTTTGCACAACCAAATTCTTGTGCCTGCATCCTAACAAGTAATTTGAGTGATGTGTCCTTGTGAAAAAGGGCTAAAATGAGCCTTGTAGTCGTGTTGAACGAATATGAGTGATGTGGTTGAGGCTGCGCAAAAATCAACCCTCATGCCTCACCATAGGGAGGTAAGCAACACaaaaataaaacatactctagTTTGACAACTGATACACATGTTACAAAGAATTACATGTTACTTACAAAGCGACTTTTTACAAAACCAGATCATAATTTGTTGCTCTTACACTGTTTCTTATTGGTGCTGTTTTTTTATTTGAAGACATCAGGTAAAATAAGGTACAATGGCTATGAACTTAATGAGTTTGTTCCTCAAAGGACCTCTGCTTATGTTAGTCAGAGAGACTGGCACATGGCGGAGATGACTGTAAGGGAGACGATAGATTTTTCAGGATGCTGTCAAGGCGCTGGATACAAATCTGGTAAGCTGGGTTGAGACCCATTTTTTCAATTCATATGAATACAACattattttgtgaagaaaaatgaATAAAACAAAATGACCCGCTAAACTGTCTTTGCTTCTTATTTTGGAAATTAGCAGTTGCTTCATGCAATTCTTAACACAATTTCCCTCTCATAGATCACTCGTAGCCCTTGTCGAGTTGCTTAGGTTTTTATATTCGTAAAACAATATTGAACTCGGGATTGTATAATAAACATACTTTGTTTAATGAATCAAACAGATATGATCTCAGAGCTTCTTCGAAGAGAAAAGAACTGCAGGATCCAGCCTGATGAAGATCTTGATATATTAATTAAGGTCAGGGCTACTACACGGAGCTGTTATGTTCATTTTTACGTTCTTGGATGATTAATGTTATTGACAACAATGTGATGCTCTTTAGACCCTCGCGCTAGGAGAGCAGAAAACAAGTCTGTATGCTGAATTCATTATGAAGGTAGGATATTGATACATTATACATGTGACACATACATGCCCTCTTGCATCCTTTTGAGTTATCATTCAACAATCGATAATTTAAAAAAGTTAACTCATCTTATATATAATAATTAATGATGATCATTTAAATCGAGATGGCCTTAGCCAGCTAATGAGGCCTTGACATTGTCAATTTAACCCTGCTAACATATACCCATTCAACTCCGACACGAGCGAAAGCTTCGCAAAAAATGCATATCGGAGTGTCCAACACGGGTATTTTGTCGTGCAGTCAATGTGAAATGCTGAAGTAACTCAAGTTAATAGTATATCTTTAATCATCTAATGTTTCTTGTTTGTAGAGAATTATGTATGCATGAGGTTAAGATAATGTAGTAATCACCAGAACCTTCTGAGCGTCTTGGGGCTCTAGCATAGTAATCAAACTTCTATAGCAAAGAAGGCCTATCATTTTATCTGATGACATGTTTACAAAGATTTTAGGACTGGACGTTTGCGCAGACACACTGGTGGGAGATGAAATGCTTAAAGGCATATCTGGAGGTCAAAAGAAGAGACTGACAACTGGTAAAACTTCAGTCATCATAATCTTAATATCACCTCAATCCCTAGATATTGTTCTCATTAGACTTTGGTGGTTAACAATGTCAACTTTGACCGTTAATTTCTTCATATGTGATTTATTAAAACAGTTATTTTCATATTATCTTTATCAAAAAGTTTGACCTGTAGCATACTATGACAATATATCGGCAGAAGTTGACATCATTTCACGACCAAGGtataatataaaatgaaatgGAGGGGTTACTATTATATTTGAGTCTGAGGTTTGAGTTATTCCGAATATTGATAGTCTTGCTTATGGTCCAGGTGAGATGCTTGTAGGAGCGTCTAGAGTGCTTCTAATGGATGAGATATCAACCGGCCTGGATAGTTCAACCACTCATCAAATCATTAGATACCTCAAGCATTCTACCCATGCTTTCGAAACAACCACTGTGATTTCCTTGCTTCAGCCAGATCCCGAAACATTTGAGTTATTTGATGATGTTATTCTTCTGAGTGAAGGGCATATAGTTTATCAAGGGCCAATTCAGAGTTCTATCGAGTTTTTCAAACATATGGGATTCATATGCCCAGAAAGAAAGAATGTTGCTGATTTTTTGCAGGAAGTATGTGATGCTCTCTTTTCACTTTCTTCACCTATGCTTAAATCGCTTCTAAAAGATTTTCCTCTTTTTTTGTCATTCCTTCTGGCTTTCTTCTCTCCACACTTTTTCACCTAAATTTCTCTATATTTGTTTTTTCCCATTTACTCTCCTTTTGTCACTGTTTTACCTCAGATTCATGGGTGCGTACAATGATTCATGTTAGCCgaccccaaattattttgggattaTGTTTTGTAGCTGTTGCTAATTAATGCTATGATTACAGTTAGCTGTTATGTACAACTCTAAAATAGCCTTCTCCCGTATATTTTGACACAGGTGACATCTAAGAAAGACCAAAAACAATATTGGTCCGGCAGGGATACTCATTACCAGTATGTGAGTGTGGCAAACTTTGCTGAAGCTTTTACTTCATTTCGTCTTGGCAATGAATTATTGCGGGAGCTTGCTAATCCTGTTGATAGGCGTTACATTCATCCGTCTGCTCTGTCAAATTCAACTTATGGTGTTAAGAGGGTTGAACTTCTGAAAATTGGTTTCTCCTGGCAAACATTACTCATGAAACGAAATTCATTTCTGTTCATTTTTAAATACATACAGGTGAAGCCTCTTTCAAATTTCTATATGTTCCATTTCTTAAGAACACCACTAGATGTGCTTTCATAGGAAATCTCATCAACAGCATCACTCTAATGCCTCAATGGCTCTCGCATGTGGCGAGGGAGTCAGCATTACTCCTGTCTCACGAACACTGAAAGGCTGAAATCGAAATTGTCCTGTAAAATGTAGACACTCTTGACTCTACTAGttcatgataaaaaaaaaatagtatatAGAGTTTACTGAACCACTATGCTTTATTCCGTCATATTCCAAAGACGAATATAGTGAGTCTTTGGCCCCACAGGAAAAAGAAATCTCGTCAATAGAGATACTGAAATGATCTAACTCTATAATTGTTTTGTTGCTTTCTGTCCTCTTTATGTGAGAAGCTAACATTCCCAACAGAAATACTGATGTGATACGAAGTTGTTCTTAGAGTTAAACGAATCTCATGCAATAACACAGAATCGTCTATATTTCAGCTTCTCTTGGTTACTCTCATCATCAGTACTGTATTCTTCCGGAAAACTATGCATCACAAGACGCTCGAGGATGGAGGTGTTTATCTTGGGGCAATATACTTCTCAATTGTGATGACTTTATTCAATGGTTTCATGGAGGTTCCTATGCTGATTCAAAAGCTGCCCGTTCTTTACAAACATAGAGATCTGCGCTTCTATCCATGCTGGGTTTACACGATTCCTTCATGGATTTTAAGCATTCCATCATCATTTATTGAGAGTCTTTTATGGGTGGGAATTACATATTATGTGGTTGGATTCGATCCCGACATAACAAGGTAAAGTGCCCTCTCCTACAAAATAACAACTGACAAGCTTGAGTACTATGTTACTCAAACTCCAGTAGATATGTTAAGACACTGTTTCATATCCAAGTGTCTGACATTTTCTTAGACAAGAGGACTTTGTCCTAAAAGTGACGATACGAGTACGGAGACACTTCTTCAAAACGAAAATATAGTTATAAGAAGTTAATTAAAGTGAACTAGAGAAATATCTGAGAAATAAGGCATAAAACCATTCAAAATGCTTCACAAACAGTGTCATCCACTTTTGTCTAGTGAGCCTCTCATTAAGGCTCTTCTAGGACAAGTGTCAAGATGGTATAGGGTCAGGTAAGGATTCTATATCCATATCCTTGAGTGTCTTGTCGGACATTGGTACCGCCTTTGAATGAAATTATTATGAGTTGCATTTGTTCATGTAACAGATTGATTGTCTCTTGTCTTGTTTGCAGATGCCTGAAGCAGTTCCTTATATTTTTTCTTTTGCATCAGATGTCTATATCTCTCTTTCGTGTAATGGCATCTTTAGGAAGAAATCTGATAGTTGCTAACACTTTTGGATCCTTTGCAATGTTGGTTGTCATGGCTCTTGGAGGGTTTATCTTCTCACGAGGTGGAATCCTAAAACTTTTTTCTACTGAAATCCGTTTATAGGCTCTATTTTGCTGATATTTCTCTGTGTCACAGATAGCATTCCCAAGTGGTGGATCTGGGGTTATTGGGTTTCTCCATTAATGTATGCACAGAATGCAGCTTCTGTGAATGAATTTCTTGGCCACTCTTGGAACAAGGTACGTACGTACTCATTTTGTCTTAAGACCTACTTTACTCAGATTCAGCTGCAAGAGTTGAATGGGATTGCATGTCGTTGTGTTGGACAATGTATTTAAGTGAACGAACTTCCATTTATGTCCAACATAAACCATTTCTGAAACATTCCCTGACAGTCAACATATATGTCATAGTCTTCAAGTAGTCTGGAACATATTCTTATCAGCTGACAAAGGCAATTCACATTTGCAGAAAGTCGACAATAGTGCTTCATTATCTTTAGGTGAGATGCTTTTGAAGACAAAAAGCTTATTCCCAGACAGTTACTGGTATTGGATTGGTGCGGGTGCGCTGCTTGGATATACGATTTTGTTCAACATCCTCTTCACACTTTTCTTGACATATCTCAATCGTAAGTTGTTAATATTATCATCTGCCTTTATTGACTAGAATTTTACCAGCTGTTAAGACCTTAAGTTTGATCATTACCGCAATCACTATATTGTTAATCAATGAAATTCGCCAGAGGAAAATATGTATTCACCATAGGAATGACAAGATGAGGAATTTGATTGATATAGAAAGGGTATTTTGTTCACATGCTCTTTTAATTCTCGACTGATTTGTGATCTACTCCCTCTATTGCACTTGGTTCATTGACTGATTTGTTCACATATTTTAATTTGGGAAGTGCAAATAATCTAATGGAATGGTAGTTTTCTCAGTTCTGATTTGTCATTCTGTGAACATTAGCGTGTCAAAGGCTACCACATATCGCAGTGTTGGGGTGTACTAAACTTTACCTCTTTGGGCTTGAAAACTCAGAGTTAGTTTTCGCATGACCTGCAACAATAGTTACTTCGAGAACTGGTTGTGTGTCAGACGTTTTACACCTAACGATGAAAAGCACACCTTTAATAGAGAATTTATTTGTCTGAAGGAACCGAGTATTTCTAACACGCTCTTATAAATGTTCATTTTAGCTATTGGGACATGTAAAGCTGTTGTCTGTAAGGATACGCACTCCAACAAGAATGAGGAAGAGGCACGCGAAAATTCCATGATTGAACTTGGGGAGTTCTTAGACAAGTCATTCTCGTTCACTGGTTAGTACGGGGTTATATTTCCAACGCTACTCCCATCCTACAGTTTCTTCCTTTGATGACTTCAATTTCTCCTTAACCCTTTCTTACAGGACAAGAGAGGCAAAAGAGAGGCATGGTTCTTCCATTTCAACCTCTTTCTATGGCCTTCAACAATGTTAATTACTATGTAGATATTCCCAAGGTACGCTCAATGTTTTTCAGTTAAGTTTCCTCGCCTTCCTATTGTTGTAGTTAGCATTGTTGAATTCCTGGTTGGTGGCCCGTAGAAGCAAGGGAGACAGACTTTCTACAGGTCATCAAGTGAGGTTTCATCCTGAAACCAATTGGTGATAGGAGCAACCTGCAAACTTGTAAACTAGTCTCCTAAGTCTTACTTCTACGGATCTGCAACAATGCTTCTCTCACACACACAGAAAATCTCAACAGTCATTTAGCTGTCCACTTGTGGATGTTGTCTTTACTCCTATTCATATGACCTCAGGAACTTAAACAACACGGCGTGATGGAGGACAAGCTGCAACTTTTAGTTAATGTGACAGGGGCATTTCGACCAGGAATCCTCACTGCATTGGTTGGAGTTAGTGGTGCAGGGAAAACGACTCTTATGGATGTCCTATCAGGTAGGAAAACCGGTGGAACAATCAAAGGGAGCATATTTATTTCTGGGTACCCAAAAAAGCAGGAAACTTTCGCAAGGATCTCTGGGTACTGTGAGCAAGACGACAATCATTCCCCATGCTTAACTGTCCATGAATCACTTCTCTTTTCAGCTTGGCTTCGCTTGCCATCTAATGTTGATCTCAAAACACAGAAGGTAAGTTTCTGAAGTTTCACGCAAATGTCTAAATTTTAACATGTTCCTTTTATATGATCATTGTAGTGACTATTTCGTTTCAATTATAACATGATCTTTCAGTAATTTATTCTTAGACAACTTTTCGAGACACTTACTGACCTTTTGTATCGGATTCACAGAGTTTTGTTGATGAGGTTATGGAGCTTGTAGAGCTGACGCCATTAAGAGGAGCTTTAATTGGTATGCCAGGCATAGATGGATTATCCACGGAGCAACGAAAAAGATTGACAATTGCAGTCGAACTCGTGGCAAATCCTTCAATTGTATTCATGGATGAGCCAACTTCTGGGCTTGATGCCAGGGCAGCTGCTATTGTAATGAGAACAGTTAGAAATATTGTCAACACTGGAAGAACTATTGTTTGCACTATCCATCAGCCGAGTGTCGATATCTTTGAATCCTTTGATGAGGTAACCTTGTTGCTGTTATGTCTTCTCTCTTTGctcatttataaaaaaaataatacaGTAATAAATTCAATTTGTTGTCCTGAGAGTTGAGCTGTTTCTCGCCTCGGTGGCTTAAAGTGTAATGTCAAAAAAACTTCatccaaacaacaaaacattta
The Silene latifolia isolate original U9 population chromosome 11, ASM4854445v1, whole genome shotgun sequence genome window above contains:
- the LOC141611682 gene encoding ABC transporter G family member 32-like — its product is MWDCSPENPFAETSCIARIHGECDEAAVKWAALHRLPTCIQATTALFKNVSGDVSQVDITKLGKDDTSLVVDRLVAAFNNDPHLFFYRLKQRFNVVGLQFPKVEIRFEHLEVNAFVQVGTRALPTIPNFVFNMSEAFMRRFGIFRGERMNMSILNDVSGIIRPSRLTLLLGPPSSGKTTLLLALAGRLGRGLKTSGKIRYNGYELNEFVPQRTSAYVSQRDWHMAEMTVRETIDFSGCCQGAGYKSDMISELLRREKNCRIQPDEDLDILIKTLALGEQKTSLYAEFIMKILGLDVCADTLVGDEMLKGISGGQKKRLTTGEMLVGASRVLLMDEISTGLDSSTTHQIIRYLKHSTHAFETTTVISLLQPDPETFELFDDVILLSEGHIVYQGPIQSSIEFFKHMGFICPERKNVADFLQEVTSKKDQKQYWSGRDTHYQYVSVANFAEAFTSFRLGNELLRELANPVDRRYIHPSALSNSTYGVKRVELLKIGFSWQTLLMKRNSFLFIFKYIQLLLVTLIISTVFFRKTMHHKTLEDGGVYLGAIYFSIVMTLFNGFMEVPMLIQKLPVLYKHRDLRFYPCWVYTIPSWILSIPSSFIESLLWVGITYYVVGFDPDITRCLKQFLIFFLLHQMSISLFRVMASLGRNLIVANTFGSFAMLVVMALGGFIFSRDSIPKWWIWGYWVSPLMYAQNAASVNEFLGHSWNKKVDNSASLSLGEMLLKTKSLFPDSYWYWIGAGALLGYTILFNILFTLFLTYLNPIGTCKAVVCKDTHSNKNEEEARENSMIELGEFLDKSFSFTGQERQKRGMVLPFQPLSMAFNNVNYYVDIPKELKQHGVMEDKLQLLVNVTGAFRPGILTALVGVSGAGKTTLMDVLSGRKTGGTIKGSIFISGYPKKQETFARISGYCEQDDNHSPCLTVHESLLFSAWLRLPSNVDLKTQKSFVDEVMELVELTPLRGALIGMPGIDGLSTEQRKRLTIAVELVANPSIVFMDEPTSGLDARAAAIVMRTVRNIVNTGRTIVCTIHQPSVDIFESFDELLLMKRGGKLIYAGPLGIRSRELIKYFEAIRGVSKIKPGYNPAAWILDVSSPAEESRLGVDFSEVYQNSALFWLNKQMVERLSKPELDSLDLSFPTKYSRSFLSQFIACLWKQNLSYWRNPQYTAVRFLYTVIISLMFGTMCWKFGSKRSTQQDISNAMGSMYSAVLFIGITNATAVQPVVSVERFVSYRERAARMYSALAFAFAQVVVELPYVFIQSLIYSGIFYYMASFEGNLVKFAWYLYFMFFTLLYFTFFGMMTIAVTPNHNAAAIVAAPFYMMWNLFSGFMIAQTRIPVWWRWYYWTNPIAWSLYGLLTSQYGDLDDLVKLADGTHSVPVRVLLKEQFGYRHDFLVVAAVVVASFCLIFTVTFGFAIKALNFQRR